From the Alloalcanivorax dieselolei B5 genome, one window contains:
- a CDS encoding cytochrome ubiquinol oxidase subunit I, which produces MIDATLVELSRAQFALTAMYHFLFVPLTLGLSFMIAIMESVYVMTGRTIWRDMTKFWGLLFGINFAMGVATGIVMEFQFGTNWAYYSHYVGDVFGAPLAIEGLMAFFLEATLVGLFFFGWDKLGKVQHLAVTWLVALGSNLSALWILIANGWMQNPVGSFFNPDTMRMEVTDFAAVIFNPVAQAKFVHTVAAGYVTGAVFVLAISAYYLLRGRYKALAKRSFTVAASFGLAAALSVVVLGDESGYAITENQKMKLAMIEGMWHTEEAPASFSLFGILDREAQETHYELKIPWVMGLIATRSFSKEIPGITELAALSEMHIRDGLLAYDALETLKVDEANPEARETFLQNQEYLGYALLLKKYVEDPRDASDQQIVMAVQDSLPNVFALFWSFRFMVAIGFYMIALFGLAFYLVSLRRRVPRWFLRVSFYTLPLPWIAAELGWLVAEYGRQPWVIEGVLPTFLGVSSIGISDILISLGGFMILYTVLAVIEVRLMLKYIRQGPEEDSGDDPAKLDAGLSPAFAKSKD; this is translated from the coding sequence ATGATCGACGCTACTCTGGTTGAGTTGTCGCGGGCGCAGTTTGCCCTGACAGCAATGTACCATTTCCTTTTCGTACCTCTGACTCTGGGACTGTCCTTCATGATAGCCATCATGGAGAGCGTCTATGTCATGACCGGACGCACCATCTGGCGTGACATGACCAAGTTCTGGGGGTTGCTGTTCGGCATCAACTTCGCCATGGGCGTGGCCACCGGTATCGTCATGGAGTTCCAGTTCGGTACCAACTGGGCTTACTACAGCCACTATGTCGGTGACGTGTTCGGCGCGCCTTTGGCGATCGAAGGCCTGATGGCGTTTTTCCTCGAAGCCACGCTGGTCGGTCTGTTCTTTTTCGGCTGGGACAAACTGGGCAAGGTCCAGCATCTGGCGGTGACCTGGCTGGTGGCCCTGGGGTCGAATCTGTCGGCGTTGTGGATTCTGATCGCCAATGGCTGGATGCAGAATCCGGTGGGCTCCTTTTTCAATCCCGACACCATGCGCATGGAAGTCACCGATTTCGCCGCGGTGATTTTCAATCCGGTGGCGCAGGCCAAGTTCGTTCATACGGTGGCCGCCGGTTACGTTACCGGCGCTGTGTTCGTATTGGCGATCAGTGCCTACTATTTGCTGCGTGGCCGTTATAAGGCGCTGGCCAAACGCTCCTTCACGGTGGCGGCTTCGTTCGGACTGGCGGCGGCGCTGTCGGTGGTGGTGCTCGGTGACGAGTCCGGTTATGCCATCACCGAGAATCAGAAGATGAAACTGGCGATGATCGAGGGGATGTGGCACACGGAAGAGGCGCCGGCGTCGTTTTCCTTGTTCGGTATTCTGGACCGCGAGGCCCAGGAAACGCACTATGAGTTGAAGATTCCCTGGGTCATGGGGTTGATCGCCACGCGCAGCTTCAGCAAGGAGATTCCCGGCATCACGGAACTGGCGGCCCTTTCGGAGATGCACATCCGTGATGGTTTGCTGGCCTACGACGCGCTGGAAACCCTGAAGGTCGATGAGGCCAACCCGGAGGCCAGGGAGACTTTTCTTCAGAACCAGGAATATCTGGGCTATGCGTTGTTGTTGAAAAAGTACGTGGAGGATCCCCGTGATGCCAGCGATCAGCAGATCGTCATGGCGGTACAGGATTCGCTGCCCAATGTGTTCGCGTTGTTCTGGTCGTTCCGTTTCATGGTGGCCATCGGTTTCTACATGATCGCGCTGTTTGGCCTGGCGTTCTATCTGGTGTCGCTGCGTCGCCGGGTGCCACGCTGGTTCCTGAGGGTGTCCTTTTACACCTTGCCGTTGCCCTGGATCGCCGCGGAGCTGGGTTGGCTGGTGGCGGAATACGGCCGGCAGCCCTGGGTCATCGAAGGGGTGTTACCTACTTTCCTTGGCGTCAGTTCCATCGGCATCAGTGACATTCTCATTTCCCTGGGCGGCTTCATGATTTTGTACACGGTGCTGGCGGTGATCGAGGTCCGCCTGATGCTCAAGTACATCCGCCAGGGGCCGGAAGAGGACAGCGGTGACGATCCCGCCAAACTGGATGCCGGCCTGTCACCGGCCTTTGCCAAGTCCAAGGACTGA